Proteins from one Chitinophaga oryzae genomic window:
- a CDS encoding GH3 auxin-responsive promoter family protein translates to MKFKSLLAKPFASIVHNKIRKEMLRAVEDQEAILEELIKTGKKTEFGNDHKLDAVRTYEEFKQAVPIRDYEQFKPYIERIKEGRQNVLWKGQPIYLAKTSGTTSGIKYIPISRDSISNHIDTARNALLNYMGETGNTAFADGKMIFLSGSPELERVGGIPTGRLSGIVNHHIPRYLRTNQLPSYETNCIDDWETKLDRIVEETINQDMTLISGIPPWVQMYFDRLMERTDGKKIKEIFKNFDVMVYGGVNFEPYRAKLMASIGHPIHTVETFPASEGFFAFQDSQEQEGLLLNTNSGIFYEFIPAQEIFNENPTRLSLKDVQTGVNYAMIINNNAGLWGYNLGDTVKFISTNPYRLLVTGRIKHFISAFGEHVIGEEVEYSLMKAAAEENVQITEFTVAPMVQTNGELPYHEWFVEFENAPKDLQAFAMKVDHNLRQKNIYYNDLLTGNILQPLKIRTVRKQGFIDYMKAIGKLGGQNKVPRLSNDRKLADELTKYVQPS, encoded by the coding sequence ATGAAGTTTAAATCACTGCTAGCCAAACCATTTGCTTCTATTGTGCACAACAAGATCAGGAAGGAGATGCTCAGGGCGGTGGAAGACCAGGAGGCTATCCTGGAGGAACTGATAAAGACAGGCAAAAAGACGGAGTTCGGAAATGACCATAAGCTGGATGCAGTACGTACCTACGAAGAGTTCAAACAAGCTGTGCCAATAAGGGATTACGAACAGTTTAAACCTTACATAGAGCGGATCAAGGAGGGGAGGCAGAATGTGTTGTGGAAGGGGCAGCCTATTTACCTGGCTAAAACTTCCGGTACCACCAGCGGTATTAAATACATCCCTATTTCCAGAGATTCTATTTCCAATCATATAGATACCGCCCGTAATGCCCTCCTTAATTATATGGGGGAAACCGGCAATACGGCTTTTGCTGACGGGAAAATGATCTTCCTGTCCGGCTCCCCTGAGCTGGAAAGGGTGGGCGGCATCCCTACCGGCAGGCTCAGCGGTATCGTGAATCACCATATCCCCCGTTATCTGCGTACCAATCAATTGCCTTCATATGAGACAAATTGCATAGATGATTGGGAAACCAAGCTGGACAGGATCGTGGAGGAAACGATCAACCAGGACATGACGCTGATCAGCGGCATACCGCCGTGGGTACAGATGTATTTTGACCGGTTGATGGAACGTACCGATGGTAAAAAGATCAAAGAGATATTTAAAAATTTTGATGTGATGGTATATGGCGGGGTGAATTTTGAGCCTTACCGCGCCAAACTGATGGCCTCTATCGGTCATCCTATCCATACGGTAGAGACGTTTCCGGCATCTGAAGGCTTTTTTGCCTTCCAGGATTCGCAGGAGCAGGAAGGGCTGTTGCTGAACACCAACTCCGGCATTTTCTACGAGTTTATCCCGGCACAGGAAATTTTTAATGAAAATCCGACCCGACTGTCGCTCAAAGATGTGCAAACCGGTGTAAATTACGCTATGATCATCAACAACAACGCCGGATTATGGGGATACAACCTCGGTGACACCGTGAAGTTTATTTCCACCAATCCGTACCGTTTGCTGGTGACCGGCAGGATCAAACATTTTATATCCGCCTTCGGAGAGCACGTGATCGGCGAGGAAGTGGAATACAGCCTGATGAAAGCCGCCGCCGAGGAAAATGTGCAGATCACGGAATTTACCGTGGCCCCGATGGTGCAGACCAACGGCGAACTGCCTTACCACGAGTGGTTTGTGGAGTTTGAAAATGCCCCGAAAGACCTGCAGGCTTTTGCCATGAAAGTAGACCATAACCTGCGTCAGAAGAACATTTATTACAATGACCTTTTGACCGGCAATATTTTACAACCCCTGAAAATAAGGACCGTACGTAAACAGGGCTTCATCGATTACATGAAGGCTATTGGAAAACTGGGGGGCCAGAACAAAGTGCCCCGTCTGAGCAATGACAGAAAGCTGGCCGATGAGCTGACAAAATATGTGCAGCCATCCTGA
- a CDS encoding DsbA family protein: MRFIYVYDPLCGWCYGFTPVVMQFQQLHSGTMEFDILSGGMIVGDNRHPFSTMTAYIQREHTNVEEMTGVKFGNAFLEKLLPSEEIMDSEKPSVALTVFKTYEPENAISFAHDMQHALNYDGLSLNLDHTYRKLVRKYGLPEDEFIDRLHDEHLRYETNQEFQLVHNWGITGFPAAILDTGKQLYLCARGYTPLDRLQQTVDNIIEESNRL, from the coding sequence ATGCGTTTTATATATGTCTATGATCCGCTTTGTGGATGGTGCTATGGGTTTACACCTGTAGTCATGCAGTTTCAGCAGCTGCATAGCGGGACCATGGAATTTGATATCCTCTCCGGCGGCATGATCGTGGGAGACAACCGTCATCCGTTCTCTACGATGACGGCCTATATCCAACGGGAACATACCAATGTGGAAGAGATGACCGGCGTGAAATTCGGTAACGCCTTTCTCGAAAAACTGCTCCCTTCGGAAGAAATCATGGACTCTGAAAAACCATCAGTGGCCCTCACCGTTTTTAAAACTTACGAGCCGGAAAATGCCATCTCCTTCGCACATGATATGCAACATGCACTCAACTACGATGGATTAAGCCTTAACCTCGACCATACCTACCGGAAACTGGTAAGGAAATATGGCCTGCCGGAAGACGAATTTATTGACCGCCTGCATGATGAACACCTGCGGTATGAAACCAACCAGGAATTCCAGCTCGTGCACAACTGGGGCATCACCGGCTTCCCCGCCGCCATTCTCGACACAGGCAAACAATTATACCTCTGCGCAAGAGGATACACACCACTCGATCGGCTTCAACAAACCGTCGATAATATTATTGAGGAAAGTAACCGTTTATAA
- a CDS encoding helix-hairpin-helix domain-containing protein has product MDNNSIADNFSLLSKLMDIHGENSFKAKSFASAAFTIEKLPAQLKDTPRDEIFRIKGIGESTGKSILEMLDNQSFSLLNNYLTITPPGILEIMKIKGLGPKKIATIWKELEIESMGELLYACNENRLLLLKGFGEKTQENVRQNIEFYLSNRNRYLFAEVETVAADLQKQLQELLAPAPVALSGAFRRQETIIDELEFVIAATPDTLRERIASLPGFTPGDANGPNLVWKYNDKLNVVTHACAPDDFHSTLFNTTGAPAFIDKFNAAGGASHVDKAPSEEAIFSNAGMAYIPPCLREGQNEIDLARRQQLPTLITPTDIKGIIHSHSQWSDGLDSLEEMATAAASQGFEYLAISDHSRSAFYANGLSIERVMTQHEQIDELNKKLAPFRIFKSIEADILNDGTLDYPDEVLARFDLVIASVHSNLKMTEEKAMARILKAIENPYTTILGHMTGRLLLSRNGYPVNHKAVIDACAANNVVIELNAHPRRLDIDWTWLSYALEKNVLISIDPDAHSIRGFHDVHYGTLAAQKGGVTKANNLSSFGVDRLTDFLQERKKQKNILS; this is encoded by the coding sequence ATGGACAATAATTCAATCGCCGATAACTTCTCCCTGCTGTCCAAACTGATGGACATCCACGGGGAAAACAGCTTTAAAGCCAAATCCTTCGCCTCCGCAGCCTTTACCATAGAGAAACTGCCGGCTCAACTGAAAGATACCCCCCGCGATGAGATATTCCGCATCAAAGGCATCGGGGAATCTACAGGGAAAAGCATCCTCGAAATGCTGGATAACCAAAGCTTTTCCCTGCTCAACAACTACCTCACCATCACCCCTCCCGGCATCCTCGAAATCATGAAGATCAAAGGACTGGGACCCAAAAAAATAGCCACCATCTGGAAAGAACTGGAGATCGAATCCATGGGCGAACTACTGTACGCCTGTAACGAAAACCGCCTCCTGCTCCTCAAAGGCTTCGGTGAAAAAACACAGGAAAACGTCCGCCAGAATATTGAATTCTACTTGTCCAACCGCAACCGATACCTCTTCGCGGAAGTGGAAACCGTTGCGGCTGACCTGCAAAAACAACTGCAGGAGCTGCTGGCGCCCGCACCGGTAGCCCTCAGCGGCGCCTTCCGCCGCCAGGAAACGATCATCGATGAACTGGAATTCGTCATCGCCGCCACACCGGACACCCTGCGCGAACGCATAGCCTCCCTGCCCGGCTTCACCCCCGGCGACGCCAACGGACCCAACCTGGTATGGAAATACAACGATAAACTCAACGTGGTCACCCACGCCTGCGCACCGGACGATTTCCACAGCACCCTCTTCAACACCACCGGCGCCCCCGCTTTCATCGATAAATTCAATGCGGCCGGCGGCGCTTCCCATGTTGACAAAGCACCCTCTGAAGAAGCCATCTTCAGCAACGCCGGCATGGCCTACATACCGCCCTGCCTCCGCGAAGGACAAAATGAAATCGACCTGGCACGCCGGCAACAACTGCCCACCCTCATCACCCCAACAGACATCAAAGGCATTATCCACTCCCATAGCCAATGGAGCGACGGCCTCGATTCCCTGGAGGAAATGGCCACCGCCGCCGCCAGCCAGGGCTTCGAATACCTCGCCATCAGCGACCACTCCCGCTCTGCTTTCTATGCCAACGGCCTGAGCATCGAAAGAGTGATGACACAACACGAACAAATCGATGAACTGAATAAAAAACTGGCCCCCTTCCGCATCTTCAAAAGCATTGAAGCTGATATCCTCAACGACGGTACACTGGACTACCCCGATGAGGTACTCGCCCGGTTCGACCTCGTCATCGCTTCGGTACACTCCAACCTGAAAATGACGGAAGAAAAAGCTATGGCCAGAATACTGAAAGCCATCGAAAATCCATACACTACCATCCTCGGCCATATGACCGGCCGCCTGCTCCTGAGCCGCAACGGCTACCCGGTCAACCATAAAGCCGTGATCGACGCCTGCGCGGCCAACAACGTGGTGATTGAGCTGAACGCACACCCCCGCCGCCTGGATATCGACTGGACCTGGCTGTCCTATGCCCTGGAGAAAAACGTGCTCATATCCATCGATCCGGACGCCCACAGCATCCGGGGCTTCCATGATGTCCACTACGGCACACTGGCCGCCCAAAAAGGCGGAGTTACCAAAGCCAACAATCTGAGCAGCTTCGGTGTTGACAGGCTCACTGACTTCCTGCAGGAACGTAAAAAACAAAAAAATATCCTCTCATGA
- a CDS encoding Calx-beta domain-containing protein, translating to MNKVASLMLLLGIGSQAFAQEMPVVFNKSMGAPKNQYRKLAIAENNAIVAIGGGLDNGCITKLSSTGNPIYNTRLNKGGLVAYQDLLLLPKNELVAVGGGTIAYGNARITKLSATGEVVFDKSIGNGQGGYFTKIIADRHGNYITVGVDGSKPAQARITKMTPDGKIEFDKGFGAHNVFTNVLIDEDENIVAVGGDVGDGQGKAFMVKVDGKGEKQFDLTFGKPGAVFEKMLLLEDGSILAMGGGAYGTGNASRIAKVNAEGQVVFDKEYSTVDGKFNAMKVNDLGQIFACAEEKDKGRIVKLRPDGTELFNKEVDAALYALEVGKNGKVVAAGGNIGMNTGKIVKLLPDGTQVVNKNMGTVFQHLLLTEDDEMCVVTREGYRLIKLTPDGELMFDKQLGKYDTKTTLASLLMSPSGEILAAGGGDEDGNRIIKISHGVSVNDIAVSEPLNGLSNASLTITLSGFLRSNGVRTPVNVHYKTIPHKDGAGQGDFDITEGTISFVPSEFAAGAIISKTIQIPVKSDNLLEGKESFHVEIMDASELHLTKAKGEVTILDQPAMVKFIGGTNGAEPATDVVFSAGLFKRDNTPLINATGKPVRLTYKFGNGTALPGADFVSSIKAPFVIDNGASTASLSVKVKDDNRFELAETVVLVLSEIKAENEAIVGYNGDVTSISASQYIQDQAAHITLVKLTDANESATAPVSMFKCILVKAVDGSVQTNCTGSDINIYFGVDSVSAAAYGRKFVIMNGDMVKITGDCAFSETDIQVAVVNDRIRESDAVVAVKLRDVTAANNAGVLKISPELKLNKALAVIHDDDSDEGSVLTATK from the coding sequence ATGAACAAAGTTGCATCACTAATGCTGTTGCTGGGAATAGGCTCACAGGCCTTTGCCCAGGAAATGCCAGTTGTGTTCAACAAAAGCATGGGCGCTCCCAAAAACCAGTACCGTAAACTGGCCATTGCGGAGAACAATGCTATTGTTGCTATCGGCGGTGGATTGGATAACGGATGTATCACCAAATTATCCTCCACAGGAAATCCTATTTACAATACCCGTTTAAACAAAGGCGGGCTGGTAGCGTACCAGGACCTGTTACTGTTGCCTAAAAATGAACTGGTGGCAGTAGGCGGCGGCACCATCGCCTATGGTAACGCCCGTATCACCAAACTGAGCGCCACCGGGGAAGTGGTGTTTGACAAGAGCATCGGCAACGGTCAGGGTGGTTATTTCACGAAGATTATAGCCGACCGTCATGGTAACTACATTACCGTAGGCGTAGATGGCAGCAAGCCGGCACAGGCCCGCATCACCAAAATGACACCCGATGGTAAGATCGAGTTTGACAAAGGTTTTGGAGCACACAACGTATTTACAAACGTATTGATCGACGAAGACGAAAATATCGTGGCTGTTGGCGGAGACGTAGGAGATGGTCAGGGTAAAGCCTTTATGGTAAAAGTAGACGGTAAGGGCGAAAAACAGTTTGACCTTACTTTCGGTAAGCCCGGCGCCGTGTTTGAAAAAATGTTGCTGCTGGAAGACGGCTCCATCCTGGCAATGGGCGGTGGCGCTTACGGCACCGGCAACGCCAGCCGTATCGCTAAAGTGAACGCCGAAGGCCAGGTGGTATTCGACAAGGAATACAGCACGGTAGACGGTAAGTTCAACGCCATGAAAGTGAATGATCTGGGCCAGATCTTCGCCTGTGCGGAAGAGAAAGACAAGGGCCGCATCGTGAAGCTGCGCCCTGATGGTACAGAGCTGTTCAACAAAGAGGTAGACGCCGCCCTGTATGCGCTGGAAGTAGGTAAGAACGGTAAAGTGGTAGCCGCTGGGGGCAACATCGGCATGAATACCGGCAAAATCGTGAAATTATTGCCCGACGGCACACAGGTAGTCAACAAAAACATGGGTACGGTGTTTCAGCACCTGCTGCTCACGGAGGACGATGAAATGTGTGTGGTGACCAGAGAAGGCTACCGCCTTATTAAACTGACGCCTGACGGTGAGCTGATGTTTGACAAACAACTGGGTAAATATGATACCAAAACCACCCTCGCCTCCCTGCTGATGAGCCCTTCCGGCGAAATACTTGCAGCTGGCGGTGGTGACGAAGACGGCAACCGTATCATCAAAATCAGCCATGGCGTGTCTGTGAATGATATTGCCGTATCCGAGCCGCTCAACGGCTTGTCTAACGCTTCCCTTACCATTACGTTGTCCGGCTTCCTCAGGAGCAACGGCGTACGTACACCGGTGAATGTGCATTACAAAACCATCCCGCATAAAGATGGCGCAGGCCAGGGCGACTTCGACATCACCGAAGGCACCATCTCCTTTGTGCCTTCCGAATTCGCTGCGGGCGCTATTATCTCCAAAACTATCCAGATCCCCGTTAAAAGCGATAACCTGCTGGAGGGCAAGGAGTCTTTCCATGTAGAAATCATGGATGCGTCGGAATTGCACCTCACCAAGGCAAAAGGCGAAGTGACCATCCTGGACCAGCCGGCAATGGTAAAATTCATTGGCGGTACCAACGGGGCGGAACCAGCTACCGATGTGGTATTCTCCGCCGGCCTGTTCAAACGGGACAATACGCCGCTGATCAATGCTACCGGCAAACCTGTACGGCTGACGTACAAATTCGGTAACGGCACAGCGTTGCCCGGCGCTGACTTTGTGAGCAGCATCAAAGCGCCGTTTGTGATTGACAATGGCGCCAGCACCGCGAGCCTGTCTGTAAAGGTGAAAGACGACAACCGTTTTGAGCTGGCAGAGACAGTGGTATTGGTACTCAGTGAAATCAAAGCGGAAAACGAAGCCATCGTGGGGTATAACGGCGACGTGACTTCCATCTCCGCGTCCCAGTATATCCAGGACCAGGCGGCGCATATCACGCTGGTTAAGCTGACAGACGCCAACGAATCGGCTACCGCGCCGGTGAGCATGTTCAAATGTATCCTCGTGAAAGCCGTGGACGGCTCTGTACAGACCAACTGCACCGGCAGTGATATCAACATCTATTTTGGCGTGGATTCCGTGAGTGCCGCCGCTTACGGCCGTAAATTCGTGATCATGAACGGCGACATGGTGAAAATCACCGGTGACTGTGCCTTTAGCGAAACAGACATCCAGGTGGCCGTGGTAAACGACCGTATCAGGGAATCAGATGCCGTGGTAGCCGTGAAACTGCGCGACGTTACTGCCGCCAACAATGCCGGTGTGCTGAAAATCTCCCCTGAGCTGAAGCTGAATAAAGCGCTGGCTGTTATCCATGACGACGATAGCGACGAAGGATCTGTGCTGACAGCCACCAAGTAA
- a CDS encoding 1-deoxy-D-xylulose-5-phosphate reductoisomerase, whose protein sequence is MNKRKIAIFGSTGSIGIQALEVIAAHPDRFSVEVLTAQQNADLLIEQALKFKPNAVVIGSEEKYKQVKDVLFDKGIKVFAGAKAMVEVASWSSIDMVLAAIMGFAGLAPTLSAIEQGTPVALANKETLVVAGDIVMATARRKNVPVIPVDSEHSAIFQCLVGEPFSKVEKVILTASGGPFLGKKPNFLINVKKDHALQHPNWRMGAKITIDCATLMNKGLEMIEARWMFGLHPENIEVVIHPQSIIHSMVQFVDGSLKAQMGLPDMKLPIQYALGYPDRLANDFPRFSFRNYSSLTFEQPDTKTFRNLAIAIDAMHKGGNTACVMNAANEEVVHAFLRNRIGFLQMTEVIEETIAKIPFIEAPTLHDYYECDQAAREHAATLINAIVI, encoded by the coding sequence ATGAATAAACGAAAAATTGCCATCTTCGGGTCCACCGGATCCATTGGTATACAGGCACTGGAGGTGATAGCAGCGCACCCCGACCGGTTTAGTGTAGAAGTGCTGACTGCACAACAGAATGCCGACCTCCTGATAGAGCAGGCGTTGAAATTCAAGCCCAACGCGGTTGTTATCGGCAGCGAGGAAAAATACAAACAGGTAAAAGACGTATTGTTTGACAAAGGCATTAAGGTATTTGCCGGCGCCAAAGCCATGGTGGAAGTAGCTTCCTGGAGCTCTATAGACATGGTGCTGGCCGCTATCATGGGTTTTGCCGGACTGGCGCCCACCTTGTCCGCCATTGAGCAGGGTACGCCGGTAGCACTGGCCAACAAGGAAACCCTTGTGGTGGCCGGTGATATCGTGATGGCCACCGCCCGCAGGAAGAACGTACCGGTGATACCGGTAGATTCGGAGCATTCCGCTATTTTCCAGTGCCTGGTAGGCGAGCCCTTCAGTAAAGTGGAAAAGGTGATCCTGACCGCGTCCGGTGGTCCGTTCCTCGGCAAAAAGCCCAATTTCCTGATCAATGTAAAGAAAGATCACGCCCTGCAGCACCCCAACTGGCGGATGGGCGCAAAAATAACCATTGACTGCGCCACCCTGATGAACAAAGGGCTGGAAATGATCGAAGCCCGCTGGATGTTTGGCCTGCACCCGGAAAATATCGAAGTGGTGATTCATCCGCAGTCTATCATCCATTCCATGGTACAGTTCGTAGACGGTTCCCTCAAAGCACAGATGGGCCTGCCCGACATGAAACTGCCCATTCAGTATGCCCTGGGTTATCCCGACCGCCTGGCCAACGATTTTCCGCGGTTCTCCTTCCGGAACTATTCATCGCTCACATTTGAGCAGCCGGACACCAAGACTTTCCGCAACCTCGCCATTGCTATCGACGCCATGCATAAGGGTGGAAACACCGCCTGTGTGATGAACGCCGCCAACGAGGAAGTGGTGCATGCCTTCCTGCGCAACCGGATCGGGTTCCTGCAGATGACCGAGGTGATTGAGGAGACCATCGCCAAAATCCCGTTTATCGAAGCGCCGACGCTGCATGATTACTACGAATGCGACCAGGCTGCACGTGAACACGCTGCAACCCTTATCAATGCTATCGTTATTTAA
- a CDS encoding GNAT family N-acetyltransferase, giving the protein MYRVKSTSVADIPVIQELTEKIWRPTYQRILEPEQIEYMIDMMYSTASLTKQIAELNHKFIILQDDKRPIGYASYSPTDTEGVYKLHKIYLDTSYQGKGVGRFLLETVIRQVKKLGATILELDVNRYNKARYFYEKMGFSTYKEKDTDIGNGYIMEDFVMRKSL; this is encoded by the coding sequence ATGTATCGCGTAAAATCAACATCAGTAGCCGACATTCCCGTTATACAGGAGTTGACTGAAAAAATCTGGAGACCAACTTACCAACGCATACTCGAACCCGAACAGATCGAGTATATGATCGATATGATGTACAGCACCGCCTCCCTCACTAAACAGATCGCGGAGTTAAACCACAAGTTCATCATCCTGCAGGACGATAAAAGACCCATCGGCTACGCTTCCTATAGTCCAACCGATACGGAAGGCGTCTATAAACTGCATAAAATCTATCTCGACACCTCCTACCAGGGCAAGGGCGTTGGCCGTTTCCTGCTGGAAACCGTTATCCGCCAGGTGAAAAAGCTCGGCGCCACCATCCTCGAACTGGATGTAAACCGCTATAATAAAGCCCGCTATTTCTACGAGAAAATGGGATTCTCTACTTATAAAGAGAAAGACACCGATATCGGTAATGGTTACATAATGGAAGACTTTGTAATGAGGAAATCTTTATAA
- the rpmA gene encoding 50S ribosomal protein L27, with the protein MAHKKGEGSVKNGRDSQSKRLGVKIFGGQPAISGNIIVRQRGTVYHPGQNVGVGKDFTIFALADGVVEFRKGRENKTYVSVKAFDTTAQAEA; encoded by the coding sequence ATGGCACATAAAAAAGGTGAAGGTAGTGTAAAGAACGGCCGTGACTCCCAGAGCAAAAGGCTCGGAGTAAAAATCTTCGGTGGTCAGCCTGCTATTTCTGGTAACATCATCGTTCGTCAGAGAGGCACTGTTTATCATCCCGGTCAAAACGTAGGCGTTGGTAAAGATTTTACCATTTTCGCGCTGGCAGATGGTGTGGTTGAATTCAGAAAAGGTCGCGAAAACAAGACTTACGTTTCTGTTAAAGCATTTGACACCACTGCTCAGGCAGAAGCCTAA
- a CDS encoding histone, which translates to MATIKKAAAKKAAPKKAAAKKAAPKKKAAAKKAAPKKAAAKKAAPKKKAAAKKAAPKKKAAAKKAAPKKAAAKKAAPKKKAAAKKAAPKKKAAAKKAAPKKKAAPKKPAAKKKAPAKKAPAAPQAPAAPAN; encoded by the coding sequence ATGGCAACAATTAAAAAAGCAGCTGCTAAGAAAGCTGCGCCTAAAAAAGCTGCTGCTAAGAAAGCTGCGCCTAAAAAGAAAGCTGCTGCTAAGAAAGCCGCTCCTAAAAAAGCTGCTGCTAAGAAAGCCGCTCCTAAAAAGAAAGCTGCTGCTAAAAAAGCTGCTCCTAAAAAGAAAGCTGCTGCTAAAAAAGCCGCTCCTAAAAAAGCTGCTGCTAAGAAAGCTGCTCCTAAAAAGAAAGCCGCTGCTAAGAAAGCCGCTCCTAAAAAGAAAGCCGCTGCTAAAAAAGCTGCTCCTAAAAAGAAAGCTGCTCCTAAAAAACCTGCTGCTAAGAAGAAAGCTCCTGCTAAAAAAGCACCAGCTGCTCCTCAGGCACCAGCTGCTCCGGCAAACTAA
- the rplU gene encoding 50S ribosomal protein L21, whose translation MFAVVKIAGQQFKVEKDQEIFVQQLQGKVGDKVEFSEVLLTDNAGALTVGTDVKSVVKAEILSHVQGDKVIAFKMKRRKGFRKKVGHRTHFTKIRINEIA comes from the coding sequence ATGTTTGCAGTTGTAAAAATCGCAGGTCAGCAATTTAAAGTAGAAAAAGACCAGGAAATTTTTGTACAGCAGTTACAAGGAAAAGTTGGAGACAAAGTGGAGTTTTCCGAAGTACTGTTGACAGACAATGCTGGTGCACTGACCGTAGGCACTGATGTAAAATCAGTAGTAAAGGCAGAGATCCTGAGCCATGTACAGGGTGACAAAGTGATCGCTTTCAAAATGAAGAGAAGAAAAGGCTTCAGAAAGAAAGTCGGACACCGTACCCATTTCACTAAGATCCGGATCAATGAAATAGCTTAA
- a CDS encoding PrsW family intramembrane metalloprotease: MMLLALAVAPGLAICLLMFVIDKYDPEPVGLLLKSFLLGMLCVALPLVFQLLASMYGFRETNDSLFDTALFAYGIVGLSEELAKFLVLRFYAYPKSAFNEPLDGIVYAVMIGMGFATLENIAYVGQYGFGTGVARMFLSVPAHATFAILMGYYVGLAKFVPAERDMLLLKGLLIAVFFHGSFDFFLFSGNNILALGAAVFTLIIAARLSYRATRKDMMLSKKLFHRHFDKEATGPSPMDGEEDDLL; encoded by the coding sequence ATGATGTTACTGGCCCTGGCCGTAGCCCCGGGACTGGCTATCTGCCTCCTGATGTTTGTAATAGACAAATACGACCCGGAACCGGTTGGCCTCCTGTTGAAAAGTTTCCTCCTCGGTATGCTCTGCGTAGCCCTGCCGCTGGTATTTCAGCTGCTCGCCTCTATGTACGGCTTCCGGGAAACCAACGACAGCCTTTTTGATACCGCCCTCTTTGCCTATGGCATCGTAGGCCTCTCCGAAGAACTCGCCAAATTCCTGGTGCTGCGCTTCTATGCCTACCCTAAAAGCGCTTTCAACGAGCCACTGGATGGTATCGTCTACGCCGTCATGATAGGAATGGGCTTCGCCACACTGGAAAATATCGCCTATGTGGGCCAGTACGGCTTCGGTACCGGCGTGGCCCGCATGTTCCTCTCCGTGCCCGCCCACGCTACCTTCGCCATACTAATGGGGTACTATGTGGGACTGGCCAAATTTGTCCCGGCAGAACGAGACATGCTGCTGCTCAAAGGCCTGCTGATAGCGGTGTTTTTCCACGGCTCATTCGACTTTTTCCTGTTCTCCGGAAATAACATCCTGGCGCTGGGAGCCGCCGTTTTTACACTCATCATCGCCGCCAGGCTGTCTTACAGAGCCACCCGGAAAGATATGATGCTGTCGAAAAAACTGTTTCACCGGCATTTTGACAAAGAGGCCACAGGCCCCTCTCCCATGGACGGAGAAGAAGACGACTTACTATAA